The genomic DNA GCTATGATTGTTTCAACAGTGCTCGATAGAAAATATGTTGACCTTGTTGAAAGAAGACTCTTTGCTACTAACCTCGGAATGACGGTAAGCAAAATCCTTGATGAATATTTCCCTGATGTAATCAACGTTGACTTCACTGCAAGAATGGAAGGGGAGCTTGATACAATTGCAAACGGCGAAGCTACGTATAAACAAGTACTGGATGACTTCTATCTTCCATTCGAGAAAGATTTGCTTTCAGCTGACTCCCATGCTAAAGAAATTAAAGAACGATTAACAGAACGAACAGATAAGATATGTCCCGAGTGCGGAGCAGAAACGGGCGCTCACATGGTAAAGAAATGGGGACGTAACGGTCAGTTCTATGCATGCGAAAATTATCCAAAGTGCAAATGCTCATTACCGCTTGTTGAAGATCCTGAAGCCAATAAAAAGGTTGAAGGCATTAACTGCGATCTTTGCGGCGCACCGATGGTATTGAAAGTCGGACCTTACGGCAAATTCTACGGCTGCAGCAACTATCCAAAATGCAAAGGCATCAAGCCGATTACACTCGGAATAAAATGTCCTAAGTGTAACATAGGCGAAGTTGTCGAACGCCGCGGCGGTAAAGGAAGAGTGAAGCGCGCATTTTATGCATGCACAAGATATCCTGACTGCGACTTTATCTCAAACGGTATGCCTGTAATTCAAAATTGTACTGAGTGCGACAGTAACTATCTTGTAAAGAAAGTTACAAAAGGCGACGGTGAATTCCTTGAATGTCCTAAGTGCAAAGCGAAATACGATTTGCCTAAGGATGAGAAAGTAAAAGAAGAAGCTGCTATTGAGTAGCAAGTATTAAGTAGCAAGTATAAAGTATAAAGTATAAAGTATAGAGAACCTGTCAGATGAATATTTGACAGGTTTTTTTATTGCTGCTTTTTGCTATTTTGAAATTATCACCTCATCAAATTCATTATCTGAATGAAACTTACATTAACTGTTCTTTTCGTTCTTGCAAATCTTTCGGTATGCTTCGCGCAGGATTCTACTTCCAAAGGAAAAATTTCCGGCTATATGTTCAGCGATTATTATTATAATGCCGAGCGCGATACATTTAGCACATTAAAGAACGTTGCTTATGGCGGACAGAAAGGACAAAACGGATTTCAGTTCAGACGTATCTACTTCACTTACGATTACAACATCTCAAAAAAATTCACTACACGATTCAGACTTGAAGGCGCACAGGATGAAACATTCAAGAACGGAAAAGTCGGAGTATTTATCAAAGACGCTTATCTTGAATGGAAGAACATCTTCAAAGGAAGCAATCTTATAGTTGGGATACAGCCGACTATAGCTTACACTGCAACTGAACAAATCTGGGGACATCGTTATATTGAAAGAACAATAATGGATTTGCGCGGTATAGTGGACTCACGTGATTTTGGTATTTCTCTCAACGGAAGTTTTGACGAACAACACAAAGTGACGTATGGAGTAATGCTCGGTAATAACTCAGGTGTTACAGTTGAGACCGACAAGTATAAAAGGGTATATGCGCACCTTGGTTTTAACCCTGTAAAAGAACTATACATCACATTGTTTTCAGATTATAGAGCGCATCCTGGTGGTTATGAATTAGGCGGTATAAAATTAAACTACGATGAATATACACAGGCAGTAATGATAGGTTATAAAAATGATAAAACATTCAGCGCGGGGATAGAATCATTTTATAACTACACACAGAATTGGTACAGAAGTTTTGGGCTATCATTTTTTGCGAGTACGATTTTTAGCGACCAACTCTCTGCCTTCGGAAGATATGATTACTTTGATAATGATATTACAGAAGGCCATAACTCGGATACAAGAAACTTATTCTTAGCCGGGCTGGATTTCAAACCTGATAAAAATGTTATCATATCTCCAAATGTAGCAATAGAAACTTATGCAGATTTATATGACGGCACAAAAATAAAACCATCTATCACTCCTCGCATAACTTTGTTTTATACGTTTTATTAGTTATCTGTACAATCTCAGTTTTTTATCCTTAAAGTCTATACACATCTTACTGTATTTTTTTAAAAACGAATTTCCCAGTAAGCCGCCTGAATTTTTCAATCCCATACTATTAAACAAAGGTGAGTCTACAATTTTTGTTTCGAAATCTGAAATAACATTTCCTTCCAAAGTGATATTATTTACCATTGCGTTCATAGTTGATATTTTATTTCCATCTGCTCCCCGTACACTAATTGATTGTACTCCAATTAAATTTTCTTTAGCTGCCATACTTGATTGAATAAAAGAGAACGGCGAACCTGTATCCAAAATAAAATTAATATCGCTGCTTCCGATTTTACCTTTGACAAATATATGCCCGTTTGCCGTTGTGAATGGTAAACTAATAAAGCCGGAAGTATTTTTTGTATAGTTTTTGCCAAGGAGCAAATCAACTTTCTTAGTGGAATCTATTGCGAACTCTAACCCTTCAAATTTTTGTAACAAATCTATACCTATGATACCATCAATTTTCTTTCCCTTAATTTTGAAGAGTGTATCAATAACATAAAAAAGACTTTGTTTAAATGAGACTGTCCCTAATTCAATTTCAGGCAGAGTGCAAGTTTTCAAATTACTTATGTTACCACCAAATCCTGCAGAAGGCGCATCGATTGATTCTACTCCCTCCACTGAATATTGTTTTGCAACAAGGTCTTCAGTCTTAATTCCTTCTGGTAAATTCTTCATTGTGATAAGCGAATTCGTTGCTGCTAAGTCTACTACAAAGTTACAAATTTTATCACCAATCTTTATCTCTGTTAGAAAGTAATTTCCGGTAAACTCAATCTTGGTTATACCGTCCTCTAAATATCCGCTTGTTGTTTCTTTTATTTCAGTTGTAATGATGAACTCATTTTCTTGGGGTGTGATTTTATCTCCAAACATATTCAATACAGGTGAATTATTATCTTCGGTTACTGTATCGTAAGCCGAAATCATAAATGCTTTTTTAAGTTTATCTGATACAATATTAATTCGGTAATCAAGTTTGTTGAGACCGCTTACAGGAGCATTGATTAACTGTTTAAGAGTACCGTCTTCTTTTTTCAGACTGAATACCAGCTCGTCATTAACATTTCTAACAACAAGAATTTTCTTATCGGCAAGTTTTACAAAGTCACCCGAAAGCCCGTTACCGGATGGGAAAACTAAAGTCAGAATACCTGAGTCTCCGCCGCAGATATAAACTTTTGTTTCATCCTTAGCAATGGTTTCTTTTTCAATTTTGGGAATGTCGTTTTCAATTGTAACTAAGAACAAATTTGTTTGCGAAAAACAAAGAGGGGAGAGAGCTATAAATAATGCCAGTATGACAAATTTCATAAATGAAAATATAGGTTTACATTTATGATGCACCAAACTATAAAAAGGTTTACTTGTGCATTATCTTATCCAGCAGACTTTTTTCCTTTACAAAATATGTAAGCTCACTCCATTCTAACAGCATATCTTCATCAGGTGAAAGCGCCTGTAATGCATGAGGCAAACCGTAATCATAATAGAACATTATTCCTTTATCTGTAAATGCAAAGTGTCCAAGATTTTCTTCAGTAAAGTGTTTCCCCTCAAAAAACTGAAGCGCATCTTCTTCTCCCATATCTTCTTGCATTACTTTATCCTTTATTCTCTTCTGAACAATCTTATCCAGCTTCTCTGCAAGTTTTTTTAAAGCGCCGGCATCTATTATATCTCTAGCTAAAATTCTATAACCGGTATTCAGATTAAGATTAACATCAGTATAGAATCTATCGGGGTATGCTCCCATAGTTTCCACGTAAACAGAAATGCTGAGCACTCCATATTTATTATATAGAATATTATAATCGCACCCTGTTATTCCTGCTCCGAACTGTTTATAATCGCTTATTATGCTGTCAATATTATCACCAAGAATACTATCGGAAACCAAATATGAGTTTAATTTGCTTAGTAACACTGCATCCGCTCCACCTGATATAAACGGCAATTTGTAAAGTGCTGTATCTTCTCTGTATTCATCTTTAAAAGGAGCTGTGTAAAATTTTGATTCAACCTTAACAGAGTCAGCTGCAAATATATTAGTTGAAATCATAAAGAACAGAATTAGATATTTTAACATATAATGTCTGAAAATTTAGTTCCCAAAAATTACATATTATAAAGCATAAAGTGAACTTATTTTTATTGCTTAAATCTAATCTTATGGCAAAGGCAGAAGCAAAAACAAAACCGACAGAGGTAACTCTCGATAAATTCTTCAGCTCAATTGAAGATGAAACTAAACGCGCTGACTGTTACACTCTTGCCGAACTGATGCATAAAGTCACCAAAGAAAAACCTGTTATGTGGGGTCCGGCAATAGTCGGTTATGGAAGTTATCATTACAAATATGATAGCGGTCACGAAGGCGATTCATGTATTATCGGTTTCTCTCCCCGAAAATCTTCTCTTACTCTTTATGTCGGAAAAGATTTTGACGGTTTTGATGAGCTCATGTCAAAACTCGGCAAACATAAAATGAGCGGCGGCTGTCTTCACATCAAAAAGCTTGCTGATGTAGATATGAAAGTTCTAAAGGACATCATAACTGCCAGCTATAAATCAAAGCTGAAGAACAAGAGCTGTTAATTGCAGCTGCTTCATGTTATATATTTTACAATCTACTATACATTCAACTTTATACTCAATTTCAAAAATCATATATTGCATACAAATTAATCTTTAAGAAGAATGTCTGAAAACTTACTCGAAATAAAAGGGCTCAAAAAATACTTTCCCATCAAGA from Bacteroidota bacterium includes the following:
- a CDS encoding DUF1801 domain-containing protein, whose protein sequence is MAKAEAKTKPTEVTLDKFFSSIEDETKRADCYTLAELMHKVTKEKPVMWGPAIVGYGSYHYKYDSGHEGDSCIIGFSPRKSSLTLYVGKDFDGFDELMSKLGKHKMSGGCLHIKKLADVDMKVLKDIITASYKSKLKNKSC
- a CDS encoding aspartyl protease family protein; amino-acid sequence: MKFVILALFIALSPLCFSQTNLFLVTIENDIPKIEKETIAKDETKVYICGGDSGILTLVFPSGNGLSGDFVKLADKKILVVRNVNDELVFSLKKEDGTLKQLINAPVSGLNKLDYRINIVSDKLKKAFMISAYDTVTEDNNSPVLNMFGDKITPQENEFIITTEIKETTSGYLEDGITKIEFTGNYFLTEIKIGDKICNFVVDLAATNSLITMKNLPEGIKTEDLVAKQYSVEGVESIDAPSAGFGGNISNLKTCTLPEIELGTVSFKQSLFYVIDTLFKIKGKKIDGIIGIDLLQKFEGLEFAIDSTKKVDLLLGKNYTKNTSGFISLPFTTANGHIFVKGKIGSSDINFILDTGSPFSFIQSSMAAKENLIGVQSISVRGADGNKISTMNAMVNNITLEGNVISDFETKIVDSPLFNSMGLKNSGGLLGNSFLKKYSKMCIDFKDKKLRLYR